Genomic DNA from Triticum dicoccoides isolate Atlit2015 ecotype Zavitan chromosome 4B, WEW_v2.0, whole genome shotgun sequence:
CCTTAGCCCCGCTCGCTCGTTCCGCGCCTGCCACTCCTTGTAGTTCTGAGGGCGCTCCACCCGGTCTGCGCCTTCACAGGCGATCATGTTAATGGCGGAGCGTGCAAAGATGTCCCGCTCCACCAGAAGTCTCTGGTCGTTGTCCCGTGGAACGGTGTTCTCCATCACATCGAACAAGGCCGTGAAGTAGTACAAGGCATGGCGGAACCgcgtcatgaagaaagccgcgctgTATGGTCCATTGACGAGGGACTGAACGAACACACCCGGCCTCATCTTGCTGATATTGTTGAGCACCATGTCCCTCAGGCTCACCATGTCAAAGGTTAGGCTCTCGTCCATCAAGGTCCTGAACTCGTACAGGCTGTTCACGACCAGCACCtcgtctgggtcgatgtgcaggtcCTCAGCCCGGACATCCTCCAGCTTGGATGCGATGGCGCGGAACTCGAATGGCACGCCGAACTGCCTAGCACAGTTGCTGAGCCGGTCCCCCGCCTCCTCCATTATTTGAGCCGGACGGAGCCCGGGGCGAGGGGTGTTAATGCCGGTGATCCTCACTTGCGGTGGCCCGCCCTCCCTGTTGGCCAGCAACCGGAGCAAGTCCGGCCACTGGAATCCGGTGGTGATGCCGTAGTGCACAATGTGCAGTTTCCTCCTCCCTGCAACGGCCTTGCAGATGGTGTTGATGGCAAAGAGCAAACCAACCTTGATCGAGCAGCAGGCAGCCATGTGCAGATGGTAGGCCTTGATGAGCTCAACGGTTAAGGTGTGCTTCCCCATGAGCGCTCGGTACAGCCGGCTCCCCGTGCCAGCCAGCCGTGCCTCCAGCCCCTGGGCGAAGTAGTGCGCCAGCCGCTGCTTGGCGTCCCCCGTCGGCGAGGAGTGCCACTTGATCCGCTCCAGCAGCTTGCTGGCGCCGCGCACGTCGTTGCTGGACACTGCTTCAGCGCAGCGGATCAGCAGGGTCTCTAGGTCAGTCACCACCGTGTGCCTcgccccgcgcctcccgcgccTGCCAACTGCTGCCTTGTTCTCCTTGTCCTCCAAGGTGACGCGTACCACCTCCTGCATCTCGCCCGGGTGCGCATCGTAGCCGTTGAGgaccagccggtccagcatctccaGCGCGgtggtctcctcctcctcctccgagacACTACGCGGCAGCGCCGTTATTTGCTTGCTGCTCCTGCCCAAGCCCGCCTCCGTCTCGGCATCCATGCCAGACCACCTCTTCTTGCGCCCCCTGTCAGCCACCATCACATTGTCTGCGGGCAAGAACCTGTTGGCTTCCTCCATGCCTTTGAAGAAAGCCATGCTCGACAGCATGTCCGTTCTGGTGCTGCTCTCGCTGGGAATGGGAAACACCAAACCACTGGGCTCCACAGTGCCTGTGCCTGTGCCTGTGCCGTTCAAGAAGAAGGCTGGATACTGTACTTGGCACCCGGAAACTATGAAGTCCGTGCCGTTACCTTGGCTGGGCATCAagatggaggtggaggaggcaaAGGACTCGTGGGCGTCGGATGAGGTGTCGGCAAGGATCTCGGCGAAGGGCTGCTCGGCCTGCAGGAGCTCCGGGTGGTCAGGGTACTGGTAGAAGAACTTGTCGACGATGTCCTCCTCAGTGAGCATGCGCGAAATGTACTCCAGGGCCAGGTCGTTCTGCGGCTGCTGTGAGTCACCATGGGTCGTCGGGGACGGAGGAAGATCGAGGAAGACGGATGGGGACAGTGGTGCAGGCTCAGCGAGGCCCAACAACAACTCCTCCGGTGTGGCAGCCATAGTGGAGTGCATGCTGATCTCTGATGATGCAGTGAAACTATATTGGATTTGGAGTGGATATATCACTGTCATCCATCCATTTCATGTGAAGCCAACAAGCACCTCGGACATCGTACAGTTCGTTGCTGTCTATTGGAACCATCGTAGCTTCACATTTCACAAGGTTAGTTTAACTGTCCACCGGCCGACCTGCGCCTGCACACATGGACAAAGAGAGGCTTTTGAGAAAGATTATATCCATCTTGTTGTCGCAGACAGCATTCTGTCCTTGTCTGATCAGAACTTCAGAAGCAGTCAACTTTCTTGTAGACATCAATATATGTTTTAAAATGTCAGGCTGTTGTGAGTTCGACATGTAGTAGCACTAGCAGGTAAAATAATTGAAAGTTCTCTAGTATTATCCTGAAAATTGATTAGCTCACATGTAGTAGCCAGTTTCTAGATGCATGTAACCTTTAACCATGTACAGTTATGTTTCTTTCCTGCTCCACACTTGGACACCTGCAAGTAGGCAAACGGATTTGTAAGATGAAAACGCAGAGAAAGAAATTACAAATTCAAGACATTTGAGTTATCCTTTTTCTTTGAACAATTTCCAGTAATCCTTTTACACATGACACTGAATTTATTGGTCCTCTTATACAAGACTACAGATTATATATCTTCTTCTTCGGGTATCATGTCTTAATGAGATAACTGAAGAAGAAGAATGAGTGGAAGCACATAAACATCTGCTGCTGCAACAGCAATTGACCTTTACATTAAGTCTTTACTCATCAAACTGAAACTTAATGTCTAAAAAAAATGTAACTTTAAGGCAGCTTACAGGAGACATTTAGCATGCGGCAAGTGGCACCCTGGTGTTATTCATATTCGTGTCTAAGAGCGAAATTTAAGATGTTTGAAGGAAACAGGAGGGGATGCCTCAGCTGTATCGTATACAAATCTCCATAACATTAACCTTTCCTATGCAGAAAAAGGCAGCTAATACTCCGAGCTAGTGTCGTCTGCCACCCACGCCGAGTGAGCATATAGGATGCGGCCCTTCCACCCCTGCAGCAACCACCCCTGATCCACATCCACAACAAACTCCTTGTGGTACAGGCTCTTGACCTTGCCTGTTGCCACCTTAGTGATAATCGGCTTCAGTGGCAGCTGTCTGAGGCCTGCACGTTGGTTTCTCAGCTGCCACTGTTTGTATGTCTCAGGACGCTCTACCCGGTCTGCACTCTCGCAGGCGATAGTATTCAGAGCACACTGCCCGAACATGTCCCGCTCGAGAACGAAGCGCTGGTAGCTATCTGGTGGTGTGGTGGCATCAAGCATGTCGAACACCGATGAGTAAAAGGAGAGCGCCTCCCGGAACCGCGCCAAGAAAAATGGGCCGCTCGAACCGTTCACAACACCTTGGATGAACACAACTGGCTGCATCTCCCGGATGTTGCTGAGGACCACATCCCTGGGGCTGGGTCTGTCGATAACAAGGCTCTCGTCCA
This window encodes:
- the LOC119293525 gene encoding scarecrow-like protein 33, yielding MTVIYPLQIQYSFTASSEISMHSTMAATPEELLLGLAEPAPLSPSVFLDLPPSPTTHGDSQQPQNDLALEYISRMLTEEDIVDKFFYQYPDHPELLQAEQPFAEILADTSSDAHESFASSTSILMPSQGNGTDFIVSGCQVQYPAFFLNGTGTGTGTVEPSGLVFPIPSESSTRTDMLSSMAFFKGMEEANRFLPADNVMVADRGRKKRWSGMDAETEAGLGRSSKQITALPRSVSEEEEETTALEMLDRLVLNGYDAHPGEMQEVVRVTLEDKENKAAVGRRGRRGARHTVVTDLETLLIRCAEAVSSNDVRGASKLLERIKWHSSPTGDAKQRLAHYFAQGLEARLAGTGSRLYRALMGKHTLTVELIKAYHLHMAACCSIKVGLLFAINTICKAVAGRRKLHIVHYGITTGFQWPDLLRLLANREGGPPQVRITGINTPRPGLRPAQIMEEAGDRLSNCARQFGVPFEFRAIASKLEDVRAEDLHIDPDEVLVVNSLYEFRTLMDESLTFDMVSLRDMVLNNISKMRPGVFVQSLVNGPYSAAFFMTRFRHALYYFTALFDVMENTVPRDNDQRLLVERDIFARSAINMIACEGADRVERPQNYKEWQARNERAGLRQLPLDPDVVLILKDQVKSRYHKHFMISEDHRWLLQGWKGRVLYAHSTWASQVID